tttataaaaaattaatataagatattgacgtgacttaaccgtgaccgttcaaataaaaGAGAACGAGAGGGGAGAGAATAAGAGGAGGGAAAGgataaaaagagagaaaagaatcaTACCTTTTTTGTTCAAAGCACAATAATACCAAATCAGCCCGGAgctcttttttctcactctctGTCACTTTTTCTGTGTTTGTGGAAACACAATACTAATCCTTTTAGCTGGATGGTATTTAGATTATTTGATGGAGTGATTGTGGCACACAATCTTGATCTTTTAGATGATGGGTGTGGGGGAAATTCTTCATTAGGGCATGAAAGTCTTCAAAGTGCTTTGCTTTGAGGCCCTCCACACCTCCACCATTGATCAGTGAGCTCTCTTCTCTCTAAGTATGGCTTTTAAATTTGTTGTTATCTTTTGGTTTTGATAAAAATTCTATCTGGGTTCCGAGCAAGGTGTGAATTTGGGGGGTTTTGCTTTCCGGGTTCAGTCTCTTCTTCTCTCATTGTGAACAATATGAACAATCTAGGTCCTTTTTCTCAGTTTACTTCAACCTATTTCATGAAACGGTGTCTGGGTTTTGCAATCTAGGTCCTTATTCTCAGTTTACTTCAACCTATTTCGTGAAACGGTGTCTGGgttttgctctctctctctctctctctctgtatatatatatatatatatatatatatccttaaATCTTTCTTCTGCTTGTTGCAAGCTACCCCACCGTTTCTCCCTTTTTTGCTTTAATTTTGCTTGTTATTTCTGCATAAGAAAGGGGTGTTTTCCTTCTCATGCGTATgcattcattaattttcttaaagTTCCAGTCTTTATCATGGGATTCATTTCCTCAGATGCATTTTGAAGAGTTTGTGAACCCTTGAGCTTTGAAACAGAGAGAGTAGCTGGTATTAAATGTTTAGCTGGCATTTTCATATATTGTGCTATCCttaagatgattaaatgtaggtAAAATTGACAATTTAGATAAATGACAGCTTAAATGTGCACTCTGTGCCATTTTCCACTTGTTAATATTCAACATTTACTCATAGGATTTTGGTTCAGATTAGATTTATCTCATCGGTCTTTAAGAACTTGCACAGTTCTTTGGCATGCTGATTCTTTTCATTGTTCTAGCTATCTCAGAGTAGTCTCTtatctttcctttcttttctgtctttatttctttctcCCCTTCTTGTCTACTATTTTCTTTCCGGGGTTTTCTATTGACGAGCGGTTCATAATTCTTTTGTGAttgcttcttttcttttgaatCTAAATCTTTTAAGTGTCATTAAAGGctgaacaagaagaagaatgaagtTGTAGGTTATCTTTATGATTTGGTGCCTCTTATCACAAATATGAATCTCCTGAGAGATGCATTTATATGACGTAGGAGAGCTGGAAGATGGACAGGAACAGATTAGATTTAAGATTCCATCATCACTCTGGATTAACACAGTCTGAGGAATCTGCTCTAGACTTGGAAAGGAATTACTGCAGTCATCATCCTTATCTACCTTCATTAAGTCCATCGGCCCTCCAGCCTTTTGCATCTGGTGGTCAGCACTCTGAGAGCAATGCTGCCTACTTCTCATGGCCTACATTTAGTCGATTAAGTGATGCAGTGGAAGATAGAGCCAACTATTTCGGAAATCTTCAGAAGGAAGATCTTCCTGAAACTGTGGGCCGGTTGCCATCAGGGAAGCAGGCTACAACCTTACTTGAGCTGATGACCATCAGGGCATTCCATAGCAAGATCTTGCGCCGGTTTAGTCTTGGCACAGCAATTGGGTTTCGGATTCGGAAGGGTGTCTTAACAGACATTCCAGCCATTCTTGTCTTTGTTGCCCGTAAAGCTCACAGGCAATGGCTCAGCCATGTACAATGTCTACCTACTGCCCTTGAGGTAGAAAATTTAGTGTCTTGTATATTCTGttttttagattttattttgtcaatgaCATTGTACTTTGTCGTTAGCTgcataatatttgttttatcatagtaaagttgttttctttatttcacAGTAATCATGATGCTGGTCAGAATGATATGCTTGTGTATTTTTCTATTGATTGAAACTATGATGGTCAGAATGATACGCTTGTCAggatgttgatttttttttaatgctaaTTGGTTGCTTTGATCTTTGACTAGgttcttgttttgtttggtttctgCATTTAAAAAATGGTGCAGGGGCCAGGAGGTGTATGGTGTGATGTGGATGTTGTCGaattttcctattttggttCCCCGGCTTCAACTCCTAAAGAACAGCTGTACACAGTGCTCGCAGATGGCTTGAGGGGAAGTGATCCATGCATTGGTTCTGGTTCCCAGGTattttcttgagaaaattgcTGTCATCTAATTGTTTTCTGTGGTAGTTGGTAATTTGGTGTGTTGATCTGCAAGTTCAGATAGTGACTAAATAATATAGATACCAAGTATCTATTAGGTTCAGATTACGGTTCTTGAAAACTTATTTCATGCTACAACTCATACGAGTACATATGTTAATGTTTActacttttcttaattttaatgtGATATAAGGAAAACTATTATAGTATAACTATAATGCATAAAACTGCCATTGGGAGGGCAACAATAGCTGTGCTCATAGGCTGGTTAGCCAAGGTGGAATTGACTGGAAGAGGGGGTTACGCTAGTTAGCTAGTTGATAAGGTAATAATCTTATGAGTGGCTTGTCTAAGAAGATCATTACCTATATCAGAACTGGAACGTTGCCTAGGTGTTATTGAGGTCTTTACAGCTCCATTAAAAGACTATCCAATGATGACATAATGAATTGGTGAGGTACTTTGCAATATTAAATAGAGTTATCTTTGCTTCACTTGGCTTGCTTGAGTTCAAGCGAATGGGTTTCCAGGGATGATGCCTGTCATGTAATTGGTTTGGTTCATATCCTCAAACACTTAGAGTATGAGACTGGATCTTCTCATTTGGCCAGTAATTGGTATGCTGGATTTGATACCAAACAAAATCAGTACATAAGATTTGGATGGGTCTTATTTGGCCAGTAATTGCTCATTACTCTTAAAAATACAGGATTTATGGTTCGCTATATGCTTTCTAATTCAAGAAACTGAAACTTTTGGGAACAGTGGTAAACTGATGAAACTTATCAGAGTATTAGAGTGGGAGATCTTGAGTTCATATCCATTCCAGTATAACCTCTCTATGTTGAGTTTTATGTGTTGGTCTCACTAGTGCTAGGGAAAAGCCCAACATGAGGGAGAGTATTAGAATATTGGCCTGCATCCGAAGATTCCCAACTGTTTAAGCTTTAGGAATATCAGTGAATTTACAAAACTTATCATATACCCTAAATGTCAAATTGTTGATCAGGGATCTGTCTGTACATTGTGTCTCAACTATTTAAGTTTACATAattgattttcttcttctttaggTTGCTAGCCAGGAAACGTATGGAACTCTGGGTGCTATTGTTAAAAGCCGAACAGGAAATCGACAGGTTGGTTTTCTCACAAATCGGCATGTGGCTGTTGATTTGGACTATCCAAACCAGAAAATGTTTCATCCTTTGCCACCAAGCCTTGGACCTGGGGTGTATCTTGGCGCTGTGGAGAGGGCAACATCTTTTATCACAGATGATCTTTGGTACGGAATAtttgctggaacaaacccaggTAATGGAGTTTCAAATTTTGGCCATTAGAAAAGCTTATGTGCATCTGCCGTTGCAAATAGTCAGTAGCTATAGTTTATGAGGTTAAAAGTGTTACTTGAAAATAGGGGAAAATTAGATAAGGACAGTAGAGGCTATCATCACTTAGTTGAAGAAACCAGTTTATGTACCTTGTGCCTTGTCCTCGCAAAATAACCCAATATGTTTACatcttaattatttaatttgtgtCTACATTGTCTAAGACATAATAGCTTTCAATTGATCCGTATTGGGAAGGCACATCTTGGTATGAAAGGTATAAGGCACAAGCATACAGTTGGTCTTGTTATAAGGTTGAGTTTGATCTTCCACATATTATTTGAGCAGCACTCTGGACAAGATAATTTGTAGTTTCTCATTTTCTGCAACTTCACACTTGCTCTATTGGGCTTCTCATCAAGTTCTGACCCCGACATGTGCCTATTATGATTTGGTGCCCCTGCAGAAACATTTGTGCGAGCTGATGGTGCCTTCATTCCTTTTGGCCAAGATTTCAACATGAACAATGTAATTACAAATGTAAGAGGCATAGGTGAGATTGGTGATGTCAACACCATAGACTTGCAGTCTCCAATCAACAGTCTTATTGGAAGGCAAGTAATGAAAGTTGGGAGAAGTTCAGGCTTGACGACTGGGACCATCATGGCGTATGCCCTAGAATACAATGATGAAAAAGGGATATGTTTCTTTACTGATTTTCTTGTTGTTGGAGAGAATCAGCAGAGTTTTGATCTTGAAGGCGATAGTGGAAGCCTCATTCTATTGACTGGTGAGAATGGGGAGAAGCCACGACCGGTTGGGATCATTTGGGGTGGGACAGCTAACCGTGGTCGCTTGAAACTAAAAATTGGCCAACCGCCTGAAAATTGGACCAGTGGAGTTGATCTTGGGCGTCTTCTTCAGCTCCTTGATCTTGATCTGATAACGACCAATGAAGGCTTTCAAGGTTTGTGCTTCTAAAccatcccatttttttttaatgcatttTTCCCTCTTTTTTGGTTCTGCTGATTTTAGTTGAACAGTGTGCATACTCTTAAAAAACGAGTagagttttatgtttttactgACCTTGGCTTTGTTCAGCATATTTTCCTGACTCCTGTCTGCTTTATGTTAACATAGCTGCTATCCAAGAGCAACGAAATGCTTCAGCCGTGGGGGTTGGTTCCACAGTTGGGGAGTCATCCCCAGCTGTCCGGCCCCCTTCTAAAGATAAGCTGGAAGATGACTTTGGACCTTTGGGTTTCAATCTTCAGAAAATTCCAATTGAAGGTGAGTCCTGTCAGGGACTGATTCGCCCATTCATGCACGGTGACTTTTGCATAGAACATGGTGTTGAAACTGCTCCTAATGTAGAACACCAATTCATTCCCAGTGCCACCAACAGATCTCCAATAAATCAAAGCAATCAAGAGGAACATCCGGTATCAAAAAACCTTTTGGCATTGCAGAGTAGCTCGGATGAAGAGATTTCTGTTTCGTTGCAGTTAGGTGAACCTGAACCGAAGAGAATAAAAAACTGCAACTCTCTCTTTAGCAGTCAAGGACCCTATTGAAGTAGGAATGGTAAATGGTCACTCTTTTGTTGGAGTACCTGTCGTACAAAGCGTTGCTTCAAAGGCAGGACTTAAAATTCTCAGTTCACTTTATGCCAGATTGCAGCTGCAGTGAACTTCATTCATCAGTTGCGTAGTTTGGTAAGGGTAAAAAGTATAGGTCATATATGTGGAGCATACAATGTTTTTATAGAGATGTTTAGGCGTTTACCTGTGCTCGTTTTTACTTTTGATTTGTGCCGCTGTAGTGAATATCCTTATAGAATTAGCACCCTGAAGTGGGAGTATAAGCAGCTATTGTAATCCGACGTAATGTAAAATGTTACATTCGGGTAGCGAGGTTAGTTTGGAAGGTCGCTTTTTGATGGTAGAAAGAGGAGGGAGCATGGTGGAGTACACCATTTGTTTGTATCTCGTTAAGTCTAGTAGACTAGTAGTAGTCATAATTGAACTCACATTGTGGCTATATTTGTAGAATTGATATCTTCTCTGGATCACTCTGTCCGAAGCATGCGGACAGGGATTTAGACCACTTAATTTCAATCCTATGGCCTCGATTAGTTCATCCTACTAGCTCACTCACAAATCAAGGATCCAAATCTCTTTCTGTTCAACGGCTTAGATCTCTGAGTCCTTAAACTCCAAGCATAGAGATCCAGAGAGGTCTTGATTCATTTGTAAATGCGGTTTCAATTGATACATTGTCTAATTTGTTTGGCAAtggcatgtccttttcaatcatGCTTCTCTTAAATACATTTGGATCCTTTCCTGAGCTTAGGAGGCTGCCTCCTGGGCTTAGGCGGCTGCCTCCTGAGCATAACACAcggaccgttggattttgatccaatgactacaattattataacttttaaaaaatcCTTCTACTTGTAGCcattgaatcaaaattcaacGGTCCGTATGCTTTGCTCAGAAGGCTCAGCCTTctaagctcaggagaggatccaaatccctctTAAATACCATGGAAACTCAAAAATCTTGGATGTTGAATGTTACACTGACATATGCTCTTACGtcatctttttcaaattttcagcaAATTGTGGTGAATTGGAAGTAAAGTGATCCTTGTCAGTACCGGAAGAAATTAGTCAGCGTTATTGCTTGTAAAAAGCAGATGAGATTTTTCAACCATAGTAGAAATGTTTTCCTAGTCATCAGGTGATCAAAGAATATATGATCACTTACTTTTTAGATTTGAAATCAAGGGTGGAAGATGAGTAAGTGTGCTTTTTGGCGTTTTAATTTCTATCGTTGATCAAATTTAAGGGCAAGATGACCactaacaaaaaaagaaaggactTTGAAGGATATATGCATGATATCAGTTTTAAATTGTTTGATTGCTTGcactttttttttgcttttttctttattttttttaaagtaaggAGTTATAAATGCATTTCAACCTTCCCTGACCTATATTTCAATTCGGTTAATCATATTAACACCCTGAGGTTTAAAAATTACATTAGCACTTCCTaaagttttaattcaatttcacaTTACCCCTTTCAgagaaatttaataaatattattgttagtaccatattatattgagCCTTGTTACTTGGGCTTCCAGACATTGAGTTCATGATctatgtaaaaggggaggatcccttagtctataaaagggactcctcaccctcacaatcctcatgcctcacatccccaaacagaggctctcatatttagagctctcatcctc
This genomic interval from Malus domestica chromosome 05, GDT2T_hap1 contains the following:
- the LOC103435277 gene encoding protein NARROW LEAF 1 isoform X1, which encodes MDRNRLDLRFHHHSGLTQSEESALDLERNYCSHHPYLPSLSPSALQPFASGGQHSESNAAYFSWPTFSRLSDAVEDRANYFGNLQKEDLPETVGRLPSGKQATTLLELMTIRAFHSKILRRFSLGTAIGFRIRKGVLTDIPAILVFVARKAHRQWLSHVQCLPTALEGPGGVWCDVDVVEFSYFGSPASTPKEQLYTVLADGLRGSDPCIGSGSQVASQETYGTLGAIVKSRTGNRQVGFLTNRHVAVDLDYPNQKMFHPLPPSLGPGVYLGAVERATSFITDDLWYGIFAGTNPETFVRADGAFIPFGQDFNMNNVITNVRGIGEIGDVNTIDLQSPINSLIGRQVMKVGRSSGLTTGTIMAYALEYNDEKGICFFTDFLVVGENQQSFDLEGDSGSLILLTGENGEKPRPVGIIWGGTANRGRLKLKIGQPPENWTSGVDLGRLLQLLDLDLITTNEGFQAAIQEQRNASAVGVGSTVGESSPAVRPPSKDKLEDDFGPLGFNLQKIPIEGESCQGLIRPFMHGDFCIEHGVETAPNVEHQFIPSATNRSPINQSNQEEHPVSKNLLALQSSSDEEISVSLQLGEPEPKRIKNCNSLFSSQGPY
- the LOC103435277 gene encoding protein NARROW LEAF 1 isoform X2, whose amino-acid sequence is MDRNRLDLRFHHHSGLTQSEESALDLERNYCSHHPYLPSLSPSALQPFASGGQHSESNAAYFSWPTFSRLSDAVEDRANYFGNLQKEDLPETVGRLPSGKQATTLLELMTIRAFHSKILRRFSLGTAIGFRIRKGVLTDIPAILVFVARKAHRQWLSHVQCLPTALEGPGGVWCDVDVVEFSYFGSPASTPKEQLYTVLADGLRGSDPCIGSGSQVASQETYGTLGAIVKSRTGNRQVGFLTNRHVAVDLDYPNQKMFHPLPPSLGPGVYLGAVERATSFITDDLWYGIFAGTNPETFVRADGAFIPFGQDFNMNNVITNVRGIGEIGDVNTIDLQSPINSLIGRQVMKVGRSSGLTTGTIMAYALEYNDEKGICFFTDFLVVGENQQSFDLEGDSGSLILLTGENGEKPRPVGIIWGGTANRGRLKLKIGQPPENWTSGVDLGRLLQLLDLDLITTNEGFQAAIQEQRNASAVGVGSTVGESSPAVRPPSKDKLEDDFGPLGFNLQKIPIEVPPTDLQ